Proteins found in one Corynebacterium zhongnanshanii genomic segment:
- a CDS encoding ABC transporter ATP-binding protein, which translates to MATVEFQNVEIRYPGADTATVEDMNLTIGDGEFLVLVGPSGCGKSTTLRALAGLEQVSSGSIRIGGEDVTAKEPGDRDIAMVFQDYALYPHMSVAENMGFALKVAKRPKKEIAQRVREAASILGLEEFLDRKPKDLSGGQRQRVAMGRAIVRQPQVFLMDEPLSNLDAKLRVQTRAQIVKLQKDLAVTTVYVTHDQVEAMTMGDRVAVLNKGDLQQVDTPKKLYEEPANAFVAGFIGSPAMNLLRVNGSVDGWDLPTPDGAGSSEVIVGLRPEGLRVSAESGAGLQGTVTMVEELGADSYIYADTQFGQIVARGGDTREAPTVNSSVTIHPQQGALVHYFDANTEERIASLAVS; encoded by the coding sequence ATGGCTACTGTTGAGTTCCAGAATGTCGAGATCCGCTACCCCGGCGCGGACACCGCAACCGTCGAGGACATGAACCTGACCATCGGCGATGGCGAATTCCTGGTGTTAGTGGGACCTTCAGGCTGCGGAAAATCCACCACCCTGCGGGCCTTGGCGGGCCTCGAGCAGGTGTCCAGTGGCAGCATCCGCATCGGCGGCGAGGACGTCACCGCCAAGGAACCGGGCGACCGTGACATCGCGATGGTGTTCCAGGATTACGCGCTGTACCCGCACATGTCCGTGGCGGAAAACATGGGCTTTGCGTTGAAGGTGGCGAAGAGGCCGAAGAAGGAGATTGCGCAGCGGGTGCGGGAGGCGGCGTCGATTCTGGGGCTGGAGGAGTTTTTGGACCGTAAGCCCAAGGACCTGTCCGGCGGTCAACGTCAGCGAGTAGCGATGGGTCGTGCGATCGTGCGCCAGCCGCAGGTGTTTCTGATGGATGAACCTTTATCAAATCTCGACGCCAAACTGCGCGTCCAAACACGTGCCCAAATCGTGAAGCTGCAGAAAGACCTGGCTGTGACCACCGTGTATGTCACGCACGATCAGGTGGAAGCCATGACGATGGGAGATCGCGTGGCCGTATTGAATAAGGGCGATCTGCAGCAGGTGGACACCCCGAAGAAGCTATATGAGGAGCCTGCCAACGCATTCGTGGCTGGGTTCATTGGCTCCCCGGCGATGAATCTGCTGCGGGTCAACGGCAGCGTGGACGGGTGGGACCTTCCTACGCCAGATGGTGCGGGGAGCTCGGAGGTTATCGTGGGCCTGCGTCCGGAAGGGCTACGTGTGTCCGCCGAATCGGGTGCCGGTCTGCAGGGCACGGTGACGATGGTGGAGGAACTCGGCGCGGACTCTTATATATATGCAGATACCCAGTTTGGGCAGATTGTGGCACGCGGCGGGGATACGCGCGAGGCACCGACGGTGAACTCTTCGGTCACTATTCACCCTCAACAGGGGGCGCTTGTGCACTACTTTGATGCCAATACGGAAGAGCGCATCGCCTCACTTGCCGTTTCTTAA
- a CDS encoding carbohydrate ABC transporter permease — translation MKTVRNYVAVVLILLWGLAPFYWMLVTAFRDKNHTFSANPLPSHVTLENFQDALATDGGNNFLRAIGNSLIVGAATTFIALIVGVFTAYALARVDFRGKGLVTGVILAASMFPGIALVTPLFQLFSNMGWIGTYQALIIPNISFVLPLTVYTLTSFFRELPWKLEEAARVDGASRGLAFRTVILPLAAPALFTTAILAFIATWNEFMLANQLSNGRTEPVTVAIARFSGASAFEFPYAATMAAGAIVTVPLVIMVLLFQRRIVSGLTQGGIK, via the coding sequence ATGAAGACTGTTCGCAATTATGTCGCCGTGGTCCTCATTTTGCTATGGGGCCTTGCGCCGTTCTATTGGATGCTCGTCACCGCATTCCGGGATAAGAACCACACGTTTAGCGCGAATCCTCTACCCAGCCATGTCACGTTGGAAAACTTCCAGGATGCTTTGGCCACTGACGGCGGGAATAACTTCCTGCGGGCGATCGGCAATTCGTTGATTGTCGGCGCTGCCACCACCTTTATCGCGCTGATCGTGGGAGTGTTCACGGCGTATGCGTTAGCCCGGGTCGATTTCCGGGGCAAGGGTCTGGTGACGGGTGTGATCCTGGCGGCGTCGATGTTCCCAGGCATTGCCCTGGTCACGCCGCTATTCCAGCTGTTTTCCAACATGGGATGGATCGGCACGTATCAGGCGCTGATTATTCCGAATATTTCTTTCGTGCTGCCGCTGACGGTGTACACGCTCACGAGTTTCTTCCGTGAGCTGCCATGGAAATTGGAGGAAGCAGCGCGCGTGGATGGGGCGTCCCGTGGGCTAGCTTTCCGCACGGTCATTCTGCCGCTAGCGGCCCCAGCGCTTTTTACCACCGCTATTTTGGCGTTTATTGCCACGTGGAATGAATTCATGCTGGCGAATCAGCTGTCTAATGGGCGGACGGAGCCCGTGACCGTGGCGATTGCGCGTTTCTCGGGAGCTTCCGCGTTCGAATTTCCCTATGCTGCCACGATGGCCGCCGGCGCGATCGTGACCGTTCCCCTGGTGATTATGGTGCTGCTGTTCCAGCGCCGCATCGTGTCTGGCCTGACACAGGGTGGAATTAAGTAA
- a CDS encoding carbohydrate ABC transporter permease, protein MDLRPLWLVGPSMALLAIVIGYPVIRAIYLSFQSDRHLDPDTGMFVDGGFAGFQHYLYWITQRCMSPSGEVITCAPGQLSTDFWPAVKITLFFVVVTVALETVLGLWMALVMNRSFIGRGLLRAAVLVPWAIPTAVTAKLWQFIFANDGIVNAVLGTQIHWTTDPWAARSAVIIADVWKTAPFMALLILAGLQMVPQGVYEAARVDGASKWQQFTQITLPLIRPALMVAVLFRTLDALRMYDLPVIMISSSSNSPTAVISQLVITDVKQGNYNSASAMSTLIFLLIFAVAFVMVKFLGADISGAGDTPKKKKRTKVEA, encoded by the coding sequence ATGGATCTGCGACCACTGTGGCTAGTTGGGCCGTCTATGGCCCTACTAGCCATTGTCATTGGATACCCTGTGATCCGCGCGATCTATCTTTCCTTCCAGTCCGATAGGCACCTCGACCCCGACACCGGCATGTTCGTGGACGGCGGCTTTGCGGGTTTCCAGCACTACTTGTACTGGATCACGCAGCGCTGCATGAGCCCCAGCGGTGAGGTGATCACGTGTGCTCCGGGTCAGTTGTCCACGGATTTCTGGCCTGCCGTGAAGATCACGCTGTTCTTCGTGGTGGTCACGGTTGCACTGGAGACAGTGCTGGGATTGTGGATGGCTCTGGTGATGAACCGCAGCTTCATCGGCCGCGGGCTGCTGCGTGCGGCCGTGTTGGTGCCGTGGGCCATCCCCACGGCGGTCACGGCGAAGCTGTGGCAGTTCATCTTCGCCAACGACGGCATCGTGAACGCGGTGCTGGGGACGCAGATCCACTGGACCACCGACCCCTGGGCGGCTCGTTCCGCGGTCATCATCGCCGATGTGTGGAAGACGGCCCCCTTCATGGCGCTGCTGATTCTCGCGGGGCTTCAGATGGTTCCGCAGGGAGTGTATGAGGCCGCGCGTGTGGATGGCGCATCGAAGTGGCAGCAGTTCACGCAGATCACGTTGCCATTGATCCGGCCGGCCCTGATGGTGGCGGTGCTATTCCGCACGCTGGATGCCCTGCGCATGTATGACCTGCCGGTTATCATGATTTCCAGTTCCTCGAACTCCCCCACCGCGGTGATTTCACAGCTGGTGATTACGGATGTGAAGCAGGGTAATTACAACTCGGCGTCGGCAATGTCTACGTTGATTTTCTTGCTGATCTTCGCGGTAGCATTCGTGATGGTGAAGTTCCTGGGAGCGGATATTTCCGGCGCGGGAGATACTCCGAAGAAAAAGAAACGAACCAAGGTGGAGGCCTAA
- a CDS encoding ABC transporter substrate-binding protein, with translation MTPHTKKLIGLLAASGLVLVACGDGGSSEASADGRGNITFAMGKNDIDKIKPIVEKWNADHPEEKVTVQELAGESDEQRNKLVQTLQAGSSDIDVMALDVVWTAQFAANGWLAPLEGDLKVDTSDLLQPTVESATYRDKLYALPQNTNGQLLYRNTELVPDAPKNWDELKEACKKVKDQDCLTTQLKQYEGLTVNTAGFMSGWGGGITDDAGNITVTDDASKDGLQALVDAYKDKTISSSSTSTTEEETNLAFTEGKTAMAINWPYMYTNSEEDSSKVKGKFDVSPLVAKDGVGVSTLGGYNNGINVNSQKKATALDFMKFIISEENQKSFAKASFPPVLASIYDDPALQEEFPYLPALKTSLENAKPRPASPRYDELSKAIQDNAYAALTSGKSVDAAVKDMGDAIKNTSGN, from the coding sequence ATGACTCCACACACTAAGAAGCTTATCGGTCTTCTGGCAGCCTCCGGCCTGGTGCTGGTTGCCTGCGGCGACGGCGGTTCCTCCGAAGCCTCCGCCGATGGCCGCGGCAACATCACCTTTGCCATGGGCAAGAACGATATCGACAAGATCAAGCCTATCGTCGAAAAGTGGAACGCTGACCACCCCGAGGAGAAGGTCACGGTCCAGGAGCTGGCGGGTGAATCGGATGAGCAGCGCAACAAGCTGGTTCAGACGCTGCAGGCTGGTTCCTCCGATATCGACGTCATGGCGCTCGATGTGGTGTGGACCGCGCAGTTTGCGGCGAATGGTTGGCTGGCTCCGCTGGAGGGCGACCTGAAGGTTGATACCTCTGATCTGCTGCAGCCGACGGTTGAGTCCGCCACCTACCGCGACAAGCTCTACGCTCTTCCTCAGAACACCAACGGCCAGTTGCTGTACCGCAACACCGAACTGGTCCCCGATGCCCCGAAGAACTGGGATGAGCTGAAGGAAGCCTGCAAGAAGGTAAAGGACCAGGACTGCCTGACCACCCAGCTGAAGCAGTACGAGGGCCTCACCGTGAACACCGCTGGCTTCATGTCCGGCTGGGGTGGCGGAATTACCGACGACGCCGGCAACATCACCGTCACCGACGACGCATCCAAGGACGGCCTGCAGGCTCTGGTGGATGCCTACAAGGACAAGACGATCTCCTCGTCCTCCACCTCCACCACGGAGGAAGAGACCAACCTGGCCTTCACCGAGGGTAAGACTGCTATGGCCATCAACTGGCCATACATGTACACCAACTCTGAGGAGGACAGCTCCAAGGTCAAGGGCAAGTTCGATGTCTCCCCACTGGTCGCCAAGGACGGCGTGGGTGTGTCCACCTTGGGTGGATACAACAACGGCATCAACGTGAACTCTCAGAAGAAGGCCACTGCGCTGGACTTCATGAAGTTCATCATCTCCGAGGAGAACCAGAAGTCCTTCGCGAAGGCTTCCTTCCCACCAGTGCTGGCGTCCATCTACGATGACCCTGCGCTGCAGGAAGAGTTCCCATACCTGCCTGCTCTGAAGACCTCGTTGGAGAACGCGAAGCCTCGTCCCGCCTCTCCACGGTACGATGAGCTATCGAAGGCTATTCAGGATAACGCTTACGCGGCTCTCACGTCCGGCAAGTCCGTCGATGCGGCAGTGAAGGACATGGGTGACGCGATTAAGAACACCAGCGGAAATTAA